The following are from one region of the Salmo trutta chromosome 22, fSalTru1.1, whole genome shotgun sequence genome:
- the nrtn gene encoding neurturin, with the protein MKLWKCAAIALTLCGAALSLFLTRTMVPTPPHHIPSWHTSSSRTSSSSNSSSSLIGGHHRKARSTEGIGNILTEFMHMFQSFTEGELKQMIGTLVEKKARQEARQEARQSKRTKRAKKASKPCSLREVEVTVSELGLGYHSDETLLFRYCSGNCKASRRNYDVILKKWTRKGISKREKSPCCRPKEYDDISFLDNNNRYKTLHNFSALACGCV; encoded by the exons ATGAAGTTATGGAAGTGCGCCGCCATCGCCTTGACTCTCTGTGGAGCAGCACTGTCCCTCTTCCTCACTCGAACCATGGTTCCCACGCCACCGCATCACATCCCCTCCTGGCACACGTCTTCGTCGCGGACGTCCTCGTCCTCcaactcctcttcctccctgatCGGCGGCCATCATCGCAAAGCGCGGTCGACGGAAGGCATTGGCAACATTTTGACAGAAT TCATGCACATGTTCCAGAGCTTCACAGAGGGGGAGCTGAAGCAGATGATCGGGACTCTGGTGGAGAAGAAGGCACGGCAGGAGGCCAGGCAGGAGGCCAGGCAGAGCAAAAGGACTAAACGGGCTAAGAAAGCATCGAAGCCATGTTCCCTGCGGGAGGTGGAAGTGACTGTCAGTGAGCTGGGTCTGGGCTACCACAGTGATGAAACGCTGCTCTTCAGGTACTGCAGCGGGAACTGTAAAGCTAGCCGACGCAACTACGACGTCATACTGAAGAAATGGACGAGGAAAGGCATCTCGAAGAGGGAGAAGAGCCCCTGCTGCCGGCCCAAGGAGTACGATGACATTTCCTTCCTGGACAACAATAACAGATACAAGACGCTCCACAACTTTTCTGCTCTGGCCTGTGGCTGTGTATAA